In one window of Armatimonadota bacterium DNA:
- a CDS encoding Gfo/Idh/MocA family oxidoreductase encodes MVKIGVVGVGTFGVNHLRAFTQTAREGVAEVVAAADLDEKRLAEAARQFGVRGYANHREMLEREELDALTVVTPDFAHREVTLDALAAGKHVLVEKPLDVTVAGCREMVEAAQKAGLLLQVDFHKRYDPYHLELERLARQGKLGDVLYGYCHMEDRIEVPRDWFPQWAPQSSPVWFLGVHFYDLARWVLKSDGRSVFARGQKRKLAGLGVDTYDSVQAQVEFQNGAVVTFDTSWILPDQFEAIVNQGIRLVGTEGMIEVDSQDRGARSCFSANGMQTHNLGFLRETMDKRGDTVWLGYGIESIADFAYNVAFLRDGGESEGLHGVFATGDDGLEVTKIACAAEDSLRSGQKVDI; translated from the coding sequence GTGGTCAAGATCGGCGTAGTCGGTGTTGGGACATTCGGGGTCAATCACCTGCGGGCGTTCACGCAGACCGCGCGCGAGGGCGTGGCCGAGGTCGTCGCGGCCGCGGACCTCGACGAGAAGCGGCTGGCTGAAGCCGCGCGGCAGTTCGGCGTGCGCGGGTACGCGAACCATCGCGAGATGCTGGAGCGCGAGGAGTTGGACGCGTTGACCGTCGTGACGCCGGACTTTGCGCACCGCGAGGTGACTCTCGACGCGCTGGCCGCGGGCAAGCACGTGTTGGTCGAGAAGCCGCTCGACGTGACGGTCGCGGGCTGCCGCGAGATGGTCGAGGCGGCGCAGAAGGCGGGCCTGCTGCTCCAGGTGGATTTTCACAAGCGGTATGACCCGTACCACCTCGAGTTGGAGAGGCTCGCACGCCAGGGCAAGCTCGGGGATGTCCTGTACGGGTACTGTCACATGGAGGACCGGATCGAGGTGCCGCGCGATTGGTTCCCGCAGTGGGCGCCGCAGTCATCGCCGGTGTGGTTCCTTGGGGTTCACTTCTACGACCTCGCGCGCTGGGTGCTGAAGAGCGACGGCAGGTCGGTGTTCGCGCGGGGACAGAAGAGAAAGCTGGCGGGCCTCGGGGTGGACACGTACGACAGCGTGCAGGCGCAAGTCGAGTTTCAGAACGGCGCGGTGGTGACCTTCGACACGTCGTGGATCCTGCCCGATCAGTTCGAGGCGATCGTCAACCAGGGCATTCGCCTGGTGGGAACGGAGGGCATGATCGAGGTGGACTCGCAGGATCGCGGCGCGCGCTCGTGCTTCTCCGCGAACGGCATGCAGACGCACAACCTCGGCTTTCTGCGCGAGACGATGGACAAGCGCGGCGACACCGTCTGGCTCGGCTACGGTATCGAGAGTATCGCGGACTTCGCGTACAACGTCGCCTTCCTCAGGGACGGCGGTGAATCCGAGGGCTTGCACGGCGTGTTCGCGACCGGCGATGACGGCTTGGAGGTGACGAAGATCGCCTGCGCCGCCGAGGACAGCCTGCGCAGCGGTCAGAAGGTGGACATCTGA
- a CDS encoding aspartate aminotransferase family protein → MIRKLTEIPGPRAREYLELSRRYEPRSMSDQPPVVWAEADGVWVTDVDGNVYLDFSSGVLVVNSGHSHPAIVREVQEQAGRVINCYDFVNEYRPLLAKRLVEITPPNLDRAFILTTGSEATEAAMKMARKCTGRKEIIAFQGAFHGRTYGAMSAGGKRSGSGTRGFGPFVPQIYLAPFAFCYRCMFDKTYPECGTWCFDYLDWFVETETESDIAAVITETYQGGAGSIIPPPEWMAKLDRWCREREIVLIIDEVQASFGRTGKLFGFEHYDVTPNLLCLGKGISSTLPVAAVVGEARIMDSLGPGSMSSTHGGNPLGARAALKNIDVIMEEQLPDHAARGGEYLARRFAELEARHECLGQARGMGLVWGLEIVRSKGSKEPDAARAGRIVLEAAQRGLLMIAPIGLYGNVLRIAPPLVITEQQLAQGVDILDEVLAAAAG, encoded by the coding sequence GTGATCAGGAAGCTCACTGAGATACCCGGGCCGCGGGCGCGCGAGTACCTAGAGCTGTCGCGCCGTTACGAGCCGCGCTCGATGAGCGATCAGCCGCCCGTGGTGTGGGCCGAGGCCGACGGCGTGTGGGTGACCGATGTTGACGGGAACGTGTACCTCGATTTCTCCAGCGGCGTGCTCGTCGTCAACTCGGGCCACTCGCATCCGGCGATCGTGCGCGAGGTGCAGGAGCAGGCGGGCCGGGTCATCAACTGCTACGATTTCGTCAACGAGTACCGGCCACTGCTGGCGAAGAGGCTGGTCGAGATCACGCCGCCCAACCTCGACCGTGCGTTCATCTTGACGACGGGCTCGGAGGCGACCGAGGCGGCGATGAAGATGGCGCGCAAGTGCACCGGGCGCAAGGAGATTATCGCCTTCCAAGGCGCGTTCCACGGGCGCACCTACGGCGCGATGTCGGCGGGCGGCAAGCGCAGTGGCAGTGGGACGCGCGGCTTCGGGCCGTTCGTGCCGCAGATCTACCTGGCGCCGTTCGCCTTCTGCTACCGCTGCATGTTCGACAAGACATATCCGGAATGCGGCACCTGGTGCTTCGATTATCTGGACTGGTTCGTCGAGACCGAAACGGAATCCGACATCGCGGCGGTCATCACGGAAACGTACCAGGGCGGGGCGGGCTCGATTATCCCGCCGCCGGAGTGGATGGCCAAGCTCGATCGCTGGTGCCGCGAGCGCGAGATCGTGCTCATCATTGACGAGGTGCAGGCCTCGTTCGGTCGCACCGGGAAGCTGTTCGGGTTCGAGCATTACGATGTGACGCCGAACCTCCTGTGTCTAGGCAAGGGTATATCGAGCACGCTGCCGGTTGCGGCGGTTGTAGGCGAAGCTCGCATCATGGACTCGCTCGGCCCCGGCTCGATGTCGAGCACCCACGGCGGCAATCCTCTCGGCGCGCGCGCCGCGCTCAAGAACATAGATGTCATCATGGAGGAGCAGCTGCCGGACCACGCCGCGCGCGGGGGCGAGTACCTCGCCCGGCGATTCGCCGAACTCGAGGCAAGGCACGAATGCCTGGGCCAGGCGCGCGGCATGGGCCTGGTGTGGGGGCTCGAGATCGTGAGGAGCAAAGGAAGCAAGGAGCCGGATGCGGCGCGGGCCGGCCGCATCGTGCTGGAAGCAGCCCAACGGGGTTTGCTCATGATCGCGCCGATCGGTCTGTACGGCAATGTCCTGCGCATCGCGCCGCCGCTGGTGATTACGGAGCAGCAACTCGCGCAGGGCGTGGACATCCTCGACGAGGTGCTGGCGGCAGCTGCAGGTTGA
- the tgt gene encoding tRNA guanosine(34) transglycosylase Tgt: MLRFEITHRDPVTAARAARMATRAGGIATPAFMPVGTQATVKAITRRELLELDAQIVLCNAYHLYLRPGVEVVAGAGGLHGFMNWERPVLTDSGGYQIFSLQSLRRVTDDGVTFHSHLDGSEHFFTPERAVEVQQALGADIIMALDEPVGYPADRAATEQATERSDAWARRCLDAFRPDAGQALFGIIQGGMQADLRRRSAERIGALGFSGIAVGGLSVGEPKELTFEMLDHSLASVSETLPRYLMGVGAPPEMLQAIAAGVDLFDCVLPTRLGRNGAGFTSRGRLNLKNAQYERDPAPLDPECDCPTCREHSLAYIRHLYKAGEILAARLVTYHNLHFYFRLMAGARAAIAQGRFGEYLERWQRVYAE, translated from the coding sequence GTGTTGCGCTTCGAGATCACCCACCGCGATCCGGTTACGGCGGCTCGCGCGGCGCGCATGGCAACGCGCGCCGGCGGCATCGCCACGCCCGCGTTCATGCCGGTCGGCACCCAGGCGACGGTGAAGGCGATCACCCGCCGTGAGCTGCTCGAACTCGACGCGCAGATCGTGTTGTGCAACGCGTATCACCTCTATCTTCGGCCGGGAGTGGAAGTCGTCGCGGGCGCCGGCGGCCTGCACGGGTTCATGAACTGGGAGCGCCCCGTCCTCACTGACAGCGGCGGCTATCAGATCTTCAGCTTGCAGTCGCTGCGCCGCGTCACGGATGACGGCGTGACGTTCCACTCGCACCTCGACGGCTCCGAGCACTTCTTCACGCCGGAGCGCGCCGTCGAGGTGCAGCAAGCGCTCGGCGCCGACATCATCATGGCGCTCGACGAGCCAGTGGGCTATCCGGCGGACCGCGCTGCGACGGAACAGGCGACCGAGCGCTCCGACGCCTGGGCCCGCCGCTGCCTGGACGCATTCAGACCCGACGCCGGGCAGGCCCTGTTCGGCATCATCCAGGGCGGCATGCAGGCCGATCTTCGCCGGCGCAGCGCCGAGCGCATCGGCGCTCTCGGGTTCTCCGGTATCGCCGTCGGCGGGCTGTCGGTCGGCGAGCCCAAAGAGCTGACCTTCGAGATGCTCGACCACAGCCTCGCGTCGGTTTCCGAGACGCTCCCGCGCTACCTGATGGGCGTCGGCGCGCCGCCGGAGATGCTGCAGGCAATAGCCGCGGGCGTTGACCTATTCGACTGCGTCCTGCCCACGCGGCTCGGGCGCAACGGCGCCGGGTTCACCAGTCGCGGCAGGCTCAATCTCAAGAACGCGCAATACGAGCGCGATCCGGCGCCCCTCGACCCGGAGTGCGATTGCCCGACCTGCCGCGAGCACTCGCTCGCCTATATTCGCCACCTCTACAAGGCCGGAGAGATCCTCGCCGCCCGCCTCGTGACGTACCATAATTTGCACTTCTACTTCCGCCTCATGGCAGGCGCGCGCGCGGCCATTGCACAAGGCCGCTTCGGTGAGTATCTCGAGCGGTGGCAGCGGGTATATGCAGAATAG
- a CDS encoding HD domain-containing protein gives MTVATITLQDVTAREVVRAYLTKADRNMESIGYTEHGFRHAEIVAARARQLVLDLGLGEQTGELAAIAGYLHDIGNVGSRVAHGQISVMLAYDILREMGMPPDDLAEVMAGVGNHEEEYGEPFGDVAAAVTIADKSDVSRTRVRNPSPDAFDAHDRINYAAISSAVEVDLERKIIALRLDIDPALGSIMEYFELFLTRMVASRIAARQLGCQFSLVINGTKLL, from the coding sequence ATGACGGTTGCGACCATCACACTTCAAGACGTCACGGCGCGCGAGGTCGTCCGCGCCTACCTCACCAAGGCCGATCGTAACATGGAGTCGATCGGCTACACGGAGCACGGGTTCCGCCACGCCGAGATCGTCGCCGCCCGCGCGCGCCAGCTCGTGCTCGACCTCGGGCTGGGCGAGCAGACCGGGGAACTTGCAGCGATCGCCGGATATCTCCACGACATCGGCAACGTCGGAAGCCGCGTCGCCCACGGGCAGATCAGCGTCATGCTCGCGTATGACATCCTGCGCGAGATGGGCATGCCGCCCGACGACCTCGCCGAGGTCATGGCCGGTGTCGGCAATCACGAAGAGGAATACGGCGAGCCGTTCGGCGACGTCGCCGCCGCCGTGACCATCGCCGACAAGTCCGACGTCAGCCGCACGCGCGTGCGCAACCCCTCGCCCGACGCCTTCGATGCGCACGACCGCATCAACTACGCCGCCATCTCCTCCGCGGTCGAGGTTGACCTCGAGCGGAAGATCATCGCGCTGCGCCTGGATATCGACCCCGCGCTCGGCTCGATCATGGAGTACTTCGAGCTCTTCCTCACGCGCATGGTCGCCTCGCGGATCGCCGCGCGCCAGTTGGGGTGTCAGTTCTCGCTCGTCATCAACGGCACGAAACTGCTGTAA
- a CDS encoding SPASM domain-containing protein yields MTSPRTNRGYEVVRAGDGRFAFDIRSGRLFAVQNVLADVLEANPDSAEDLQHLASLHGPDAVRRAYREVDQVRRAGLLPRAPSRDESLTIPSKSCYCQATVALTDRCNLRCKYCYDGYQGLRAGGGATMDWLTLRRALDYVFRVFGAGSEIFDIHFFGGEPLLQFAVIRQAAEYCRDVASQHHVEVNLSISTNGLLLTPEIIEFFRAYNMDISVSLDGPPEAHDRARQFPSGAGSYELLEPKLDEILACDDLYVELAGVLSPLNTDVCNSIRWCYKKGGKAISFTIPKLRCGHTMGIKDRSLALIKQSYAELADYLLARCAQGDFGLLASLVGANDYFGRFVKRVFSREHMTHRCRAGKDMLAIGADGRVYPCLGFIGMADWTMGTISTLPNEEMRDVFCSQHVDAKASCRHCWGRYLCGGGCYAHGAMSNGRMDQPDPYDCELTQHVMRLAIILVGRLQRDYPEILPEFFGTLVRNVPAKHRKFIPPLLRQYMTSEPEGQAVAGATADSL; encoded by the coding sequence ATGACGAGTCCCAGGACCAATCGCGGGTATGAGGTGGTTCGGGCGGGGGACGGCCGGTTCGCGTTCGACATCAGAAGCGGTCGTCTTTTCGCGGTGCAGAACGTTCTCGCCGACGTGCTGGAGGCTAATCCCGATAGCGCCGAGGATCTGCAGCACCTTGCCTCCTTGCACGGTCCGGACGCGGTGCGTCGCGCGTATCGCGAGGTGGATCAGGTGAGACGTGCGGGGCTCCTGCCGCGCGCTCCCTCGCGAGACGAGAGTCTGACCATTCCGAGCAAATCATGCTACTGCCAGGCCACCGTCGCTCTCACCGACCGCTGCAATCTGCGCTGCAAGTACTGCTACGATGGATATCAGGGGCTGCGCGCCGGCGGCGGCGCGACGATGGACTGGCTGACGCTGCGCCGCGCGCTGGACTACGTCTTCCGCGTGTTTGGGGCGGGCTCCGAGATATTCGATATTCATTTCTTCGGCGGCGAGCCGCTGCTTCAGTTCGCCGTCATTCGCCAAGCCGCGGAGTATTGTCGTGACGTGGCGTCGCAGCATCACGTCGAGGTCAACCTGTCCATCAGTACGAACGGCCTGCTCCTGACCCCGGAGATCATCGAGTTCTTCCGCGCGTACAATATGGACATCTCAGTCAGCCTTGACGGCCCTCCTGAAGCGCACGATCGCGCCCGCCAGTTCCCGTCCGGCGCCGGCTCATACGAACTCCTGGAGCCGAAGCTCGACGAGATCCTGGCGTGCGATGACCTCTACGTCGAACTGGCAGGGGTGCTGTCACCGCTGAACACGGATGTCTGCAACTCGATCCGATGGTGCTACAAGAAGGGCGGCAAGGCCATATCCTTCACCATTCCCAAGCTTCGCTGTGGGCACACTATGGGCATCAAGGATCGCAGCCTTGCGCTGATCAAGCAGTCGTACGCGGAGCTCGCGGACTACCTGCTCGCGCGGTGCGCGCAGGGCGACTTCGGCCTGCTTGCCTCACTGGTGGGAGCAAACGACTACTTCGGGCGCTTCGTTAAGCGCGTGTTCAGCCGCGAGCACATGACGCATCGCTGCCGCGCGGGCAAGGACATGTTGGCGATTGGCGCGGACGGCCGGGTCTACCCGTGCCTCGGGTTCATCGGCATGGCGGACTGGACGATGGGCACCATCAGCACGCTGCCCAACGAAGAGATGCGCGACGTCTTCTGCAGCCAGCACGTTGACGCCAAGGCGAGCTGCCGTCACTGCTGGGGACGCTATCTCTGCGGCGGCGGGTGCTACGCCCACGGCGCCATGTCGAACGGCAGGATGGATCAGCCCGACCCCTACGACTGTGAGTTGACCCAGCACGTCATGCGTTTGGCCATCATCCTTGTCGGCCGCTTGCAGCGTGACTACCCCGAGATTCTGCCGGAGTTCTTCGGCACGCTGGTGCGCAACGTGCCGGCGAAACATCGCAAGTTCATACCGCCCCTGCTGCGCCAATACATGACGAGCGAGCCAGAGGGCCAGGCGGTTGCGGGGGCGACGGCCGATAGCTTGTGA
- a CDS encoding SPASM domain-containing protein, which translates to MPTTTGERGLVGLVRQVRAPDVSVAYHPATGRLLRMSRLDGRCPEPAEGATKRLSEFGGADLSSAKVQMALAAAPTMQPPPAPPEPGPIDRLSLHVSHDCNMRCRYCYADGGPYGLPRERMVPTAAEQVVRRLAHCARSISLIQFFGGEPALALDAIEAACTAARSLYDEGVLDELPSLRVATNLAALPSAFSELVRRFGLEVVVSCDGPQSLHDELRQLPDGRGSFAVVADNIARLQAVTDGREPRAIAATYTRLHQHAGMGPAELSSFLSERLGVPEVVISPAAATGPAQAEFAPEWSANREEHVEHARQALRGVARGDQRIDVTGLMMAPCIMFASQAACDRFCPAAVNSISVTPTGDIYPCHMFIGRDDFRMGNALRDEAIQDSRDYRRVWRVFRDNVKSENPKCEQCWLRLICRSCPGLMLKVNGAINRPVESDCMLKQGLTEGALLEIARIRQDPARWASFLANVQVIIRAARRIPAAVGVAANGEVPIAA; encoded by the coding sequence TTGCCAACGACGACCGGAGAGCGGGGATTAGTGGGACTGGTGCGCCAGGTGCGCGCACCAGACGTGTCGGTGGCATATCATCCCGCGACGGGGCGCCTGTTGCGTATGTCGAGGCTCGACGGCCGTTGCCCCGAACCCGCGGAGGGCGCAACGAAGCGGCTATCCGAGTTCGGAGGAGCGGACCTGTCGTCTGCCAAGGTGCAGATGGCGCTGGCGGCGGCTCCCACGATGCAGCCGCCGCCGGCTCCACCCGAGCCAGGGCCAATTGACCGTCTCTCCCTGCACGTCAGCCACGACTGTAACATGCGGTGCCGCTACTGCTATGCCGACGGCGGCCCCTACGGGCTCCCGCGGGAGCGCATGGTACCTACGGCCGCGGAGCAGGTGGTGCGCCGATTGGCGCACTGCGCGCGCAGCATCAGCCTGATCCAGTTCTTCGGCGGCGAGCCAGCGCTCGCGCTCGACGCCATCGAAGCGGCGTGTACCGCGGCGCGCAGCCTGTACGATGAAGGGGTGCTGGATGAGTTGCCGTCGCTGCGGGTGGCGACGAATCTGGCCGCGCTGCCGTCTGCGTTCAGCGAACTCGTCCGCCGCTTCGGGCTTGAGGTCGTCGTGAGCTGCGATGGCCCACAGTCGCTGCATGACGAGCTTCGCCAGCTCCCGGATGGACGCGGCTCCTTCGCGGTCGTTGCGGACAACATCGCGCGACTGCAGGCAGTGACCGACGGGCGGGAGCCGAGAGCGATCGCAGCGACGTACACGCGCCTGCATCAGCATGCGGGGATGGGGCCCGCTGAACTGTCCTCATTCCTGAGCGAGCGGCTCGGAGTACCAGAAGTCGTCATCTCGCCTGCCGCGGCGACGGGTCCGGCGCAGGCGGAATTTGCGCCGGAGTGGAGCGCCAATCGCGAGGAACACGTAGAACACGCGCGGCAGGCTTTGCGGGGTGTTGCGCGAGGCGACCAGCGCATCGACGTCACGGGCCTGATGATGGCCCCCTGCATCATGTTCGCGTCCCAGGCCGCCTGTGACCGCTTCTGCCCGGCAGCCGTGAATTCGATATCCGTGACCCCGACGGGCGACATCTACCCGTGCCACATGTTCATCGGGCGCGATGATTTCCGCATGGGCAATGCCCTGCGCGACGAAGCGATCCAGGACTCGCGCGATTACAGGCGGGTGTGGCGGGTGTTTCGAGATAACGTGAAGTCGGAGAATCCGAAGTGCGAGCAGTGTTGGTTGCGTCTGATCTGCCGCTCGTGCCCCGGGCTCATGCTGAAGGTCAACGGCGCGATCAATCGGCCCGTCGAGAGCGATTGTATGCTCAAGCAAGGGCTGACCGAGGGTGCGCTGCTGGAGATCGCACGCATCAGGCAGGACCCTGCTCGCTGGGCATCATTTCTGGCCAATGTCCAGGTCATCATCCGCGCCGCGCGACGGATACCCGCGGCCGTCGGCGTCGCGGCCAACGGGGAGGTCCCGATAGCCGCCTGA
- a CDS encoding sigma-70 family RNA polymerase sigma factor, with the protein MMLVRDRTRPSELCDLDEVQLVARARGGDQAAFSVLADLHRPRVYAKAKNILASETAAEDACQETFLQAYRDIHMIREPKAFGSWLLAIAGNVCKQQLRSQRAASVELVPDLCPDPRNDFDSSELRADLCSLMQELSPQMSRLAELHYIRGLDQEDIAAQLKVPLGTVSGTLTRARQELKSRFERRQRRDAARIREGLRLRTQGALTISCPLCGRHRLEWRASVLPGETQRLETFCPACSGERLTPITQSNFWQGPVDTLGDGFVFASSDAVFQMARRVLSGQAKCPACSGRLISLPSAASRLARHPQEARMVWECLECRYAADNRVAGILLGSSCVRQFWQEHGAVISENRDERLGVAGVSCWRLCYRSLRRQARLTVVAETSSLDLVAADVDYGRRSVPVS; encoded by the coding sequence ATGATGCTGGTACGGGATAGAACTAGACCGTCTGAACTGTGCGACCTGGACGAGGTGCAACTGGTTGCGCGGGCTCGCGGGGGCGATCAAGCTGCGTTTTCCGTTCTGGCCGATCTTCACCGGCCGCGGGTCTACGCCAAGGCCAAGAACATCCTCGCGAGCGAGACGGCGGCTGAGGACGCGTGTCAGGAGACGTTTCTCCAGGCGTACCGCGACATCCACATGATACGCGAGCCGAAGGCTTTCGGTTCGTGGCTGCTGGCCATCGCGGGCAACGTGTGCAAGCAGCAGCTCAGGAGCCAGCGCGCCGCGAGCGTCGAGCTGGTGCCGGATCTGTGTCCGGATCCCCGCAATGATTTCGACTCGAGCGAGCTACGCGCCGACCTCTGCTCGTTGATGCAGGAGCTGTCGCCGCAGATGTCGCGGCTGGCGGAGTTGCACTACATCCGAGGTCTGGATCAGGAGGACATCGCCGCTCAACTCAAGGTTCCTCTGGGCACGGTGTCAGGGACGCTGACACGCGCGCGGCAAGAGCTGAAGTCGCGCTTCGAGCGCAGGCAGCGACGCGACGCGGCACGGATCCGTGAAGGTCTGCGGCTGAGGACGCAGGGCGCGCTGACGATAAGCTGTCCGCTTTGTGGGCGGCACCGCTTGGAGTGGCGGGCGTCAGTACTACCCGGAGAGACCCAACGGCTGGAGACGTTCTGCCCCGCGTGCAGCGGGGAGCGACTGACACCGATCACGCAGTCGAACTTCTGGCAGGGGCCAGTGGACACGCTCGGCGATGGGTTCGTCTTCGCATCGAGCGATGCCGTGTTCCAGATGGCGCGGCGGGTGCTCTCCGGCCAGGCCAAGTGTCCGGCTTGCTCCGGGCGCTTGATCAGTCTGCCATCCGCCGCCAGTCGCCTCGCGCGTCACCCGCAGGAAGCACGGATGGTGTGGGAATGCCTGGAGTGTCGCTACGCCGCTGACAACCGCGTCGCGGGGATCCTGTTGGGTTCCTCCTGCGTCCGCCAGTTCTGGCAGGAACACGGAGCGGTGATTTCCGAGAACCGCGACGAGAGACTGGGCGTAGCAGGGGTGAGCTGCTGGCGCCTCTGCTACCGGAGCCTGCGGCGACAGGCGCGGCTCACCGTCGTTGCTGAGACTTCCTCCCTCGACTTGGTAGCGGCCGACGTGGATTACGGTCGGCGAAGCGTACCGGTCAGCTAG
- a CDS encoding alpha-mannosidase: MSERTPVIHLVCNAHIDPIWMWHWEEGAREAISTFRTAADFLDEYPEFVFNHNESVLYEWVEEYDPALFARIRQLVEVGRWNISGGWYLQPDCNMPGGETFVRLIAAGRRYFADRFGVRPKVAYNFDSFGHNGSLPQLLRQSGYEMYLHCRPPGVLIDLPAPQYRWRGLDGSEILALRPAAGWYGTPEGHAIHSIRRAVELARETGEDVLVLWGLGDHGGGATRKDLDTIRVLMAQHTEVEIRHSTPEAYLARLKPASAYPLRKGDLQRSFAGCYTSMAPVKRAMRRGEALLTSAERWSAIAWRERGREYPHAELETAWKGVLFNTFHDILAGSSAEAAYQDVMEIFGRSADICRRLRLSAQLALLPSVAPQPGTIPVYVFNPHGSAMTAPVSLDFLMAYMPPREREPFALYDDAGRKVPSQDTGGTYERTAGTWHRNATFVADVPALSVRRYEIRRSEEPAASASPMTVRETKAAITVENRWMRARFLRSTGGLASLVDKRSGRNLLRGSVRPVATKDTLDAWGGEENATFNEPLGDFAPLTAKEVARWAGEERGDVPALHVLSRGPVSVTVQSLVGWRRSRVCQQFTFYADLPYVDVNLRVHWQERRECLKWVLPLRLRECRAVCEVPFAAIERPSDGTESVGGRWVRLAEKGADRLAVGIANDGQYGFHARSNGELGLSLLRGAVHCRFGDGAARANEHHTYIDQGQHDFRFRLLWGKAAATAKALIPAAMELNLPLEPSFMYHQPTPGTDPCESVAPRLEVTPPTVVVAALKKAEQADELILRLSETLGRRTRAAIKMSGAKRPTSLEFRPFQVKTLRVAWADGHPRITACNLLEEG, translated from the coding sequence ATGTCCGAGCGTACACCGGTGATCCATCTCGTCTGCAACGCCCACATTGATCCCATCTGGATGTGGCACTGGGAGGAAGGCGCCCGGGAGGCGATCTCGACTTTTCGCACCGCGGCGGATTTCCTCGACGAATACCCCGAATTCGTCTTCAATCACAACGAGAGCGTGCTCTACGAGTGGGTTGAGGAATACGACCCGGCGCTGTTCGCGCGCATCAGGCAACTCGTGGAGGTCGGTCGCTGGAACATCTCCGGCGGGTGGTATCTGCAGCCGGACTGCAACATGCCCGGCGGGGAGACCTTCGTGCGACTGATCGCGGCAGGCCGGCGCTACTTCGCCGACCGGTTCGGGGTGCGGCCGAAGGTGGCGTACAACTTCGACTCGTTCGGGCACAACGGCAGCCTGCCGCAGTTGCTGCGCCAGAGCGGTTATGAAATGTACCTGCACTGCCGTCCGCCCGGGGTGCTGATAGACCTCCCTGCGCCGCAGTATCGGTGGCGGGGTCTCGACGGCTCCGAGATCCTGGCGCTGCGCCCGGCGGCGGGGTGGTACGGCACCCCGGAGGGGCACGCGATTCACAGCATCCGGCGAGCAGTCGAACTCGCGCGAGAGACGGGCGAGGATGTGCTGGTCCTGTGGGGCCTCGGCGACCACGGCGGCGGCGCGACACGCAAGGATCTCGATACGATCCGCGTGCTCATGGCGCAGCATACCGAGGTCGAGATCCGTCACAGCACGCCCGAGGCGTATCTCGCACGGCTCAAGCCGGCCTCGGCGTATCCGCTGCGGAAAGGCGATCTGCAGCGCAGCTTTGCCGGCTGCTACACCTCGATGGCACCCGTCAAACGAGCGATGCGCCGCGGCGAAGCGCTGTTGACTTCGGCGGAGCGCTGGTCGGCTATCGCTTGGCGCGAGCGCGGGCGCGAGTACCCGCACGCGGAGCTGGAAACGGCGTGGAAGGGCGTGCTATTCAACACGTTCCACGATATCTTGGCGGGGTCGTCGGCGGAGGCGGCGTACCAGGACGTGATGGAGATCTTCGGCCGCTCGGCCGACATCTGCCGCCGGCTGCGACTGAGCGCGCAGCTGGCGCTGCTGCCTAGTGTCGCGCCGCAGCCGGGTACGATCCCCGTCTATGTCTTCAATCCTCATGGCTCCGCGATGACGGCGCCGGTGAGCCTGGATTTCCTCATGGCGTATATGCCGCCGCGCGAGCGCGAGCCGTTTGCGCTGTATGACGACGCCGGGCGCAAGGTGCCGTCCCAAGACACCGGCGGGACCTACGAGCGGACGGCCGGGACCTGGCACCGTAACGCGACGTTCGTCGCCGATGTCCCGGCGCTGTCCGTGCGGCGCTACGAGATCCGGCGGAGCGAGGAGCCGGCCGCCAGCGCCTCGCCCATGACGGTGAGGGAAACGAAAGCGGCCATCACGGTTGAGAATCGCTGGATGCGGGCGAGGTTCCTGCGCTCGACGGGCGGGCTGGCGTCGCTGGTTGACAAGCGCAGCGGGCGCAACTTGCTGCGCGGCAGCGTCCGGCCGGTGGCCACGAAGGACACGCTCGACGCGTGGGGCGGTGAGGAGAACGCGACGTTCAACGAGCCGCTCGGCGATTTCGCGCCCCTGACCGCAAAGGAGGTGGCGCGGTGGGCGGGTGAGGAGCGCGGCGACGTGCCGGCGCTCCATGTGCTCTCCCGGGGGCCGGTGAGCGTGACCGTGCAATCGCTGGTCGGCTGGCGGCGGTCTCGGGTATGCCAGCAATTCACGTTCTACGCGGACCTGCCTTACGTGGACGTGAACCTACGCGTCCACTGGCAGGAGCGGCGGGAATGCTTGAAGTGGGTGCTGCCGTTGCGGCTGAGGGAGTGCCGGGCGGTGTGCGAGGTGCCGTTCGCCGCCATCGAGCGGCCCAGTGACGGCACGGAGAGCGTCGGCGGGCGGTGGGTTCGACTGGCGGAGAAGGGCGCGGATCGGCTCGCGGTGGGTATCGCGAACGACGGGCAGTACGGTTTCCACGCCAGGAGCAACGGTGAGCTAGGGCTGAGCCTGCTGCGAGGCGCCGTCCACTGCCGCTTCGGCGACGGCGCGGCACGGGCCAACGAGCATCACACGTACATTGACCAGGGGCAGCACGACTTCCGGTTTCGGTTGTTGTGGGGGAAGGCAGCCGCCACAGCGAAGGCTCTGATCCCCGCCGCCATGGAGCTGAACCTGCCGCTGGAGCCGTCCTTCATGTACCATCAACCGACGCCGGGAACGGACCCGTGCGAGAGTGTTGCGCCGCGTCTGGAAGTGACGCCGCCCACGGTCGTGGTCGCGGCGTTGAAGAAGGCGGAGCAGGCGGACGAACTCATCCTGCGCCTGAGTGAGACCCTCGGTCGGCGGACCCGCGCAGCGATCAAGATGAGCGGGGCCAAGCGACCGACGAGCCTAGAGTTCCGGCCCTTCCAGGTCAAGACCCTGCGCGTCGCCTGGGCTGACGGGCACCCTAGGATTACCGCGTGCAACCTGCTCGAAGAGGGCTGA